A region of Desulfobacterales bacterium DNA encodes the following proteins:
- a CDS encoding zinc ribbon domain-containing protein → MPVYEFLCGDCNTIFSFLSSRIDTETIPFCPKCKIKKLKRQMSSFSIICPKNEGDGDLGDDLDFNNLGIDEDKINRALKILEKGSGEINEDDPKGAVDLMRKMTDAAGFEITSDMEKILSKMEDGEDPSGIKEELGSVFDENVPFQKKGRRPLERRPLKDETLYDLHG, encoded by the coding sequence ATGCCAGTATATGAATTTTTATGTGGAGACTGTAATACAATTTTTAGTTTTTTATCGAGCCGTATTGATACTGAAACAATACCCTTTTGTCCTAAATGTAAAATAAAAAAACTTAAAAGACAGATGTCAAGCTTTTCTATAATATGTCCTAAAAATGAAGGAGACGGAGACTTAGGGGATGATTTAGATTTTAATAATCTTGGAATAGATGAAGATAAAATAAATAGAGCTTTAAAAATACTTGAAAAAGGAAGTGGAGAAATAAACGAGGATGATCCAAAAGGAGCTGTAGATTTAATGCGCAAAATGACTGATGCTGCAGGATTTGAAATTACATCAGATATGGAAAAAATATTATCTAAAATGGAAGATGGAGAAGATCCATCAGGCATAAAGGAAGAGCTTGGTTCTGTCTTTGATGAAAATGTACCTTTTCAAAAAAAAGGACGAAGGCCTTTAGAAAGAAGGCCTTTAAAAGATGAAACCCTCTATGATTTACATGGATAA
- a CDS encoding alpha/beta hydrolase, producing the protein MKKALLILIGIFFLLVSYAEAKDLVLLHGLTNKHRWGSSFLSKCLEKFGSGNVYAVYSDGSTNVWTKSINGRQLIGCGEDSYNAGDDSIAVQAANVQQCILKLQNQYGLSSTFNIIAHSMGGLVSRYYIYQHPNTVAGLVTLGTPHHGSYLATDTEFIGFFIGAQAAMDDLKPNACQSFNNLYPVMGAPLAAGGKVYTIGGDGDGWDCWGAMGELYLGWNILKIGHGQDSDGLVARGSEQITGATHIKTFWSYDHQDLVKKSDVATTALQYVSP; encoded by the coding sequence ATGAAAAAGGCACTATTAATTTTAATAGGAATTTTTTTTCTTTTAGTTAGCTATGCTGAAGCAAAAGATCTTGTTTTACTTCATGGTTTAACTAATAAACACAGATGGGGAAGCAGTTTCTTAAGTAAATGCTTAGAAAAATTTGGTTCGGGCAATGTTTACGCTGTTTACTCTGACGGTTCAACTAATGTATGGACAAAATCAATTAATGGAAGGCAGTTGATTGGATGTGGAGAAGATAGCTACAATGCAGGTGATGATTCAATTGCCGTTCAAGCTGCTAATGTTCAACAATGTATACTTAAACTTCAAAATCAATATGGCTTGAGTTCAACTTTCAACATAATAGCCCACAGTATGGGAGGTTTGGTTTCAAGATATTACATATATCAACATCCAAATACTGTTGCAGGGCTTGTTACTTTAGGTACTCCTCATCATGGTTCTTATCTTGCAACTGACACTGAATTTATTGGTTTCTTTATAGGCGCTCAGGCTGCTATGGACGATTTAAAACCAAATGCCTGTCAATCATTTAATAATTTATATCCAGTAATGGGTGCTCCACTTGCGGCAGGAGGAAAAGTATATACAATAGGCGGAGATGGTGATGGTTGGGATTGCTGGGGAGCTATGGGCGAATTATACCTTGGCTGGAATATCCTTAAAATAGGTCATGGACAAGACAGTGACGGACTTGTAGCAAGAGGGTCTGAGCAAATTACTGGCGCTACACATATTAAAACTTTTTGGAGCTACGATCATCAAGACTTAGTAAAAAAATCAGATGTTGCAACTACAGCCTTGCAGTATGTTTCTCCATAA
- a CDS encoding PDZ domain-containing protein yields MIKSFCLFLNLIFITLSIYLGINTFYKILTSNLLIANSSQTTHKQIPIPAKFKFSSVKNYSSIAERNIFNTVNKKNEANQNPIKTEDLKTTELNLKLKGTIIGFNRQDWAIIEDTKSKKQDIYKTKDTIQGAIIESILKETLILEVNGKKEILKMENSLAQINMPEQKKWEFDHGYLQNQANFVHKLMDQIQVEEYYNNNNKPAGAIVKNIKEGSIFEEIGMQAGDVIVEVNGKEIQVISDVLEVYQTLWEEPKAEIKILRQGRYEFVYYSK; encoded by the coding sequence ATGATTAAATCTTTTTGTTTATTTTTGAATCTCATATTTATTACTTTATCAATATATTTAGGTATCAATACTTTTTATAAAATTCTAACGTCAAATTTGTTGATTGCTAATAGTTCACAAACCACTCATAAACAAATACCGATTCCCGCTAAATTCAAATTTTCTTCTGTTAAGAATTATAGCTCAATAGCTGAAAGAAATATTTTTAATACAGTGAATAAAAAAAATGAAGCCAATCAAAATCCAATAAAGACGGAAGATTTAAAAACTACAGAACTTAATCTAAAATTAAAAGGCACTATTATAGGCTTTAATAGACAAGATTGGGCTATCATTGAAGATACTAAATCAAAAAAACAAGACATCTATAAAACTAAGGATACAATACAAGGAGCTATAATAGAATCCATCCTAAAAGAAACATTAATTTTAGAGGTCAATGGGAAAAAAGAAATATTAAAAATGGAAAATTCATTAGCTCAAATTAATATGCCTGAACAAAAAAAATGGGAATTTGACCATGGATATTTACAAAACCAAGCAAACTTTGTTCATAAACTTATGGATCAGATTCAAGTAGAAGAATATTATAATAATAATAATAAACCTGCTGGAGCTATAGTTAAAAATATTAAAGAAGGCTCTATTTTTGAAGAAATCGGCATGCAAGCAGGAGATGTAATAGTAGAAGTCAATGGTAAAGAAATACAAGTAATATCTGATGTATTAGAAGTGTACCAAACTTTATGGGAAGAACCTAAAGCTGAAATAAAGATACTTAGGCAAGGTAGGTATGAATTTGTTTATTATTCAAAATAA